In Plasmodium malariae genome assembly, chromosome: 11, the following proteins share a genomic window:
- the PmUG01_11012700 gene encoding PIR protein has protein sequence MSASTGDLESILKELPEYKQYDDLYKDGNNELSVDYCNNDNSNWKNEDVKEVCNNIIKYLKKFDKNKKKENINYDECSYFTYLAYDQIISKLGNNGDNFINQEDITKLNHTILSAYKKIVEKDCIFYFDGYFNEWKEEKHLYYYFKSYNHIKNKKGSSGTEQNKYCNYLEQIKNIYEKHIRKCCKYFFLKKNSQNLCKKYIKCEELYNPYYLLSELKCKHNTSIDYWKKLIQELIIDRDVIMINQHSSERTRINFLDDPFYKAITVGFVTIGLLFTLFLFYKTYHYRKNKNKETFLDQNELLERFYYAKHKKLNLEDRNIYLSYYSI, from the exons ATGAGTGCGTCAACAGGAGATttg GaaagtattttaaaagaGTTACCTGAATATAAACAATATGATGATCTTTATAAAGATGGAAATAATGAGTTAAGCGTTGATTACTGTAATAACGATAATTCGAATTGGAAAAATGAAGATGTAAAAGAagtttgtaataatattattaaatacttaaaaaaatttgataaaaataaaaaaaaagaaaatattaattatgatGAATGTTCTTACTTCACTTACTTGGCATATGATCAAATTATAAGTAAATTAGGTAATAATGGAGATAACTTTATTAACCAAGAAGATATAACAAAACTTAATCACACCATCCTTTctgcatataaaaaaatagtagaaaaagattgtatattttactttgatggttattttaatgaatggaaagaagaaaaacatttgtactattattttaaaagttataatcacattaaaaataaaaaaggttcTTCTGGAACAGAACAAAATAAGTATTGTAACTATCTTGaacagataaaaaatatatacgaaaaacatataaggaaatgttgtaaatatttttttttaaaaaaaaatagccaGAACTTATGCAAAAAGTACATAAAATgtgaagaattatataatccATATTATCTCTTATCCgaattaaaatgtaaacataATACATCCATTGATTATTGGAAAAAACTAATTCAAGAATTAATTATTGATAGGGACGTTATAATGATAAATCAACATTCATCTGAAAGAACACGTATAAACTTTTTAGATGATCCTTTTTACAAAGCAATAACAGTTGGATTCGTTACAATAGGACTACTTTTCACATTATTCTTATTctataaa acTTATCACTacaggaaaaataaaaataaagaaacatTTTTAGAtcaaaatgaattattagaGAGATTTTATTATGCAAAACACAAAAAGTTAAATTTAGAAGacagaaatatttatttatcttattattctatatga
- the PmUG01_11012800 gene encoding Plasmodium exported protein, unknown function: MVQTKKYCKVIKIFLFALLIWKCQNFYEANTYGKSCIKRCILDNALDLRVNRLLYDETDVELERKYVSLKKKAEKIVNEDEYNFGNRLNKLMKICDLAKEYNMLLYNRDAEKSCSSLTSKDNFDKSRDSLIYDNYIQYKHLRESLIMDKYMPKRTNIFSSYYKKFKKLDKKFDGTIAKLLGLRPGFELGIKLGFEAKLSN; encoded by the exons atggtacaaacaaaaaaatattgtaaggtcattaaaatttttttatttgcccTTTTGATATGGAAGTGTCAGAACTTCTATGAA GCAAATACTTACGGCAAATCATGTATAAAAAGGTGCATCCTGGATAATGCATTAGATCTAAGGGTAAATAGATTACTATATGATGAAACAGATGTAGAATTAGAACGAAAATATGtgtctttaaaaaaaaaagcagagAAAATAGTTAATGAAGATGAATACAATTTTGGAAAtagattaaataaattaatgaaaatttgtGATTTAGCAAAAGAATACAATATGTTATTGTATAATCGCGATGCTGAAAAATCATGTAGCTCACTAACTTCTAAAGATAATTTTGATAAATCCCGtgattcattaatatatgataattatattcaGTATAAACATCTAAGAGAATCATTAATAATGGATAAATATATGccaaaaagaacaaatatattttcttcgtATTATAAGAAGTTTAAGAAATtggataaaaaatttgacgGAACAATTGCAAAATTATTAGGGTTAAGGCCAGGTTTTGAATTAGGAATTAAATTAGGTTTTGAAGCAAAATTGTCGAATTAG